From a region of the Chitinophaga caseinilytica genome:
- a CDS encoding alpha/beta hydrolase, whose translation METSFRVGTWPEGVASLPPDPKLLKQFRRQGSFNPNMPLALMRGMVHLATRFMAPRLYEGDFDCRYLHIPVQNQLLGLRIVRPAGCGVLPAVVYLHGGGGLLTDSSSYLRVLKNIAFAANAAVIAVDYRRAPEHPFPAGLDDALAALAWAHNNASAFQFDPRRISIAGDSAGGNLAAGLALRNRDELQLPVYRQILLNARLSNVRHFPSIDQFAEGYGLSRVAMDYFSSRYFRQPADAYSVYASPLDAPDLRDLPPALVITSEYDPLRDEGEAYAAALHQAGVPVSAVRFAGMAHTIVVFGATKTAAEKGLELIADAVQ comes from the coding sequence TTCCGCGTGGGCACCTGGCCCGAGGGCGTGGCTTCCCTTCCTCCCGATCCCAAATTGTTGAAGCAGTTCCGGCGACAAGGGAGCTTTAACCCCAACATGCCGCTGGCGCTTATGCGCGGGATGGTGCACCTTGCCACCCGGTTCATGGCGCCCCGCCTTTACGAAGGGGATTTCGATTGCAGATACCTCCACATCCCGGTCCAAAACCAACTGCTCGGCCTCCGGATCGTGCGGCCGGCCGGTTGCGGCGTATTGCCCGCGGTGGTGTATCTCCATGGCGGCGGCGGATTGCTGACCGATAGCTCCAGTTACCTGCGCGTCCTGAAAAACATCGCCTTCGCCGCAAATGCCGCCGTGATAGCCGTTGATTACCGCCGGGCGCCGGAACACCCTTTCCCCGCAGGCCTCGACGATGCCCTGGCCGCCCTCGCCTGGGCGCACAACAACGCCTCCGCGTTCCAATTCGATCCCCGGCGGATTTCCATCGCGGGAGACAGTGCCGGGGGCAACCTCGCTGCAGGGCTGGCGTTGCGCAACCGCGACGAGCTGCAGTTGCCCGTTTACCGGCAAATCCTCCTCAACGCCCGCCTGTCCAATGTCCGGCATTTCCCGTCCATCGATCAGTTTGCCGAAGGCTACGGCCTTTCCCGCGTGGCGATGGATTACTTCAGTTCCCGGTACTTCCGCCAACCGGCCGACGCTTATTCCGTATATGCATCTCCGTTAGACGCTCCCGATCTCCGCGATCTCCCGCCGGCGCTGGTCATCACTTCCGAATACGACCCGCTCCGCGATGAGGGCGAAGCCTACGCCGCAGCGTTGCACCAGGCCGGCGTGCCTGTTTCCGCCGTGCGATTTGCAGGTATGGCGCATACGATCGTGGTGTTCGGTGCTACGAAAACCGCCGCGGAAAAGGGTTTGGAACTCATCGCCGATGCCGTTCAATAA
- a CDS encoding GNAT family N-acetyltransferase has translation MNWSIRKASLQDILPLRPLFLQENNFQIRYNARHERGWTDSYLISTDGGAIGYGAVAGKNDHGDRDSLFEFYLMPPFRYLATEIFAELLRVSGVTEITCQTNDLFFSSLFYRFAKNIRAEAFLFSDQHTTHFRKENRVFRKREAGEVMDRYEENQMGGYVVVEDGKPIATGDFYLHYNPPFADLWMEVTESHRRKGIGSFLLQELKTACYLAGRIPAARCNIDNEASKASLLKAGLQVAGCLVSGDVNG, from the coding sequence ATGAACTGGTCGATCCGAAAAGCCTCCCTGCAAGACATCCTCCCGCTGCGGCCGCTGTTCCTCCAGGAAAATAATTTCCAGATCAGGTACAACGCACGGCACGAACGCGGCTGGACGGATAGCTACCTCATTTCCACCGACGGCGGTGCCATCGGTTACGGCGCTGTGGCGGGCAAAAACGATCATGGCGACCGCGATAGCCTGTTCGAGTTTTACCTCATGCCGCCATTCCGGTACCTGGCTACGGAGATTTTCGCGGAACTGCTGCGGGTTTCGGGCGTTACTGAGATTACCTGTCAAACCAATGATCTGTTTTTTTCGTCGCTGTTCTACCGCTTTGCAAAGAACATCCGGGCGGAGGCTTTCCTTTTCAGCGATCAACACACCACTCATTTCAGGAAGGAAAACCGTGTGTTCCGGAAACGGGAGGCGGGCGAAGTGATGGATCGGTACGAAGAAAACCAAATGGGTGGTTATGTGGTGGTAGAGGACGGGAAACCCATTGCCACAGGAGATTTCTACCTGCATTACAACCCGCCGTTCGCGGACTTGTGGATGGAAGTGACAGAAAGTCACCGGCGCAAAGGGATCGGCAGTTTCCTGCTCCAGGAACTGAAAACCGCCTGCTACCTCGCCGGGCGCATCCCCGCGGCCAGGTGCAATATCGATAACGAAGCTTCCAAAGCCAGTTTACTGAAAGCGGGGCTGCAAGTGGCGGGATGTTTGGTGAGCGGAGACGTAAACGGGTGA